One Thermosipho africanus Ob7 genomic region harbors:
- a CDS encoding rhomboid family intramembrane serine protease: protein MFPLYDTIPSRKKPYITYTIIFINVVIFLYELILNNAELQQFFFNYGVVPLRYTHVLTNKIKYVYQWNLIENIIYSNPIFPFISHMFVHGGWSHILGNMWFLWIFGDNVEDRMGHFNYLLFYLTGGLFALFFHMAFNLFSPYPLVGASGAISAVMGAYFVNFWYSKIVSLVIWFVPFLIEIPAFIYLFIWFTIQILNGTLSNITGSGVAYWAHAGGFIYGMIIGSRVRRRYYI from the coding sequence ATGTTTCCATTGTATGATACTATACCTAGCAGAAAAAAGCCGTACATTACATATACGATTATATTTATAAATGTTGTCATATTTTTATACGAACTAATACTTAATAACGCTGAACTTCAACAATTTTTCTTTAACTATGGTGTAGTTCCACTAAGATATACTCACGTATTAACAAATAAAATAAAATATGTTTATCAATGGAATCTAATAGAAAACATAATTTATTCAAATCCTATTTTTCCGTTTATCTCACACATGTTCGTACACGGTGGTTGGTCACATATACTTGGAAATATGTGGTTTTTGTGGATTTTTGGTGATAACGTTGAAGATAGGATGGGACATTTTAACTATCTTCTTTTTTATTTAACAGGCGGATTATTTGCATTATTTTTCCATATGGCCTTTAATCTTTTCTCTCCTTACCCTCTTGTAGGCGCATCGGGTGCTATTTCCGCAGTTATGGGAGCATACTTTGTTAACTTTTGGTATTCAAAAATTGTTTCCTTGGTAATATGGTTTGTCCCATTTTTAATTGAAATTCCCGCATTTATTTATCTTTTTATATGGTTTACTATACAAATTCTAAACGGAACATTATCTAACATAACAGGTTCAGGTGTTGCATATTGGGCTCACGCAGGTGGTTTCATATATGGAATGATTATTGGCAGCAGGGTAAGGAGGAGGTATTATATATGA
- the fliJ gene encoding flagellar export protein FliJ, with protein sequence MKFRLQKLLDFASKQEELIKQELFKVRMEKKKIEEEIQKTVDYLKSLENEIFGKQINGLYLNMLLEIKNSGEKYIESLKDKLYEISLMEEKVLKDYLEKRKERKSLEKLKERFKNKEYIELQRKDIKNIDEIAERKHFFGGEK encoded by the coding sequence ATGAAATTTAGACTACAAAAATTGCTTGACTTTGCATCTAAACAGGAAGAATTAATAAAGCAAGAGCTTTTTAAAGTAAGGATGGAAAAAAAGAAAATTGAAGAGGAAATTCAAAAAACCGTAGATTACTTAAAATCTCTGGAAAATGAAATTTTCGGAAAACAAATAAACGGTTTATATTTGAATATGCTCCTTGAAATTAAAAACTCTGGAGAAAAATACATAGAAAGCTTAAAAGATAAGCTTTACGAAATATCATTAATGGAAGAAAAAGTTTTAAAAGACTATCTTGAAAAGAGAAAAGAAAGAAAATCTTTGGAAAAGCTTAAGGAAAGGTTTAAAAATAAAGAATATATAGAACTTCAAAGAAAGGATATTAAAAATATAGACGAGATAGCCGAAAGAAAGCACTTTTTTGGAGGGGAAAAATGA
- a CDS encoding ABC transporter permease produces MKFLYGLILFILIWWIFSIIIDSQLILPTPISVGRVFIDLVQTKTLWSSLLSTVLKGIIALAFTIILGFFFGFLMGIFDVLYELFRPAFTIFQSVPVISWLVLVIFVWGIGFKGPIVITVLSLLPNTTFAIAQGVKNTDKKLIEMAYVYKVPKKRIVKDIYIGSVIPFLFTALEVISGNIWKVIIVSEYLAGNEGIGVQIAWARQYVNVPKVYALTIFAILLGISSERLIKFIIKRKEFYYAS; encoded by the coding sequence ATGAAATTTTTATACGGATTAATTTTATTCATCCTTATTTGGTGGATTTTTTCGATAATAATAGATTCTCAACTCATCCTCCCTACACCAATCTCTGTAGGGAGGGTCTTTATTGATCTTGTCCAAACCAAAACCTTATGGTCATCTCTGCTTTCAACAGTACTTAAAGGTATTATTGCACTGGCTTTTACAATCATTCTTGGTTTTTTCTTTGGCTTTTTAATGGGAATTTTTGATGTACTATACGAACTTTTTAGACCTGCATTTACTATTTTTCAGTCAGTGCCTGTTATATCCTGGCTTGTCTTAGTAATATTTGTTTGGGGGATTGGTTTTAAAGGACCGATTGTAATAACTGTTCTATCTCTTCTACCAAATACAACATTTGCAATAGCTCAAGGAGTCAAAAATACTGACAAGAAATTAATTGAAATGGCATATGTTTATAAAGTTCCAAAAAAGAGAATAGTAAAAGATATCTATATAGGCTCGGTAATCCCCTTTCTATTTACCGCATTAGAGGTTATCTCTGGAAACATATGGAAAGTTATAATAGTCTCTGAGTATCTAGCAGGAAACGAAGGTATTGGTGTACAAATTGCTTGGGCAAGACAATATGTAAACGTTCCAAAAGTATATGCTTTAACTATATTTGCTATACTATTGGGTATATCTTCTGAAAGGCTAATAAAATTCATTATAAAAAGGAAGGAATTTTATTATGCTTCTTAA
- a CDS encoding MFS transporter, which translates to MTKNDSLLIVEGIFSNFYFILTQGVVFTSIALFFNFNEVLLGITAAFPMVFQLLQIVTPSIIEKFKRRKRLLMLFNSFKLLWFVVVISIMLGKKSPMILIITFAVSQAFTSLAGNTWSSLVSDIIPSEKRGRYFGIRSVLISFSTLLIFYLFSYIIDNVPEPYNYIYVISITLIGTILGLISLIPVDDPPLKTLGTISELKEVFSEKNFLKLAFANMYWNFILLLTAPFFSYHQLKNLHIPMTYISYATIVMTLISMLFYFIWGKMSDKLGNKTVMISGILIVSFTPFIWILMNEKYWPFAMGLDAVISGIGWAAINLSLLILPMEAAKRISPMYFAVFGFFGGLGGLIGSISGGYFAAIFNKYNFYINNYHIFGIQIYFVIEGILRLLAIPIFASVKTQKYVSPTIFVFNVLNVISRRPTQKIYENAKIESAYILKKVPLKKERVKRWW; encoded by the coding sequence ATGACCAAAAATGATTCTTTATTAATAGTAGAAGGAATATTTTCAAATTTTTATTTTATTTTAACTCAAGGAGTTGTTTTTACCTCTATTGCACTTTTCTTTAATTTTAATGAAGTGCTTTTGGGGATAACAGCTGCCTTTCCTATGGTATTCCAACTACTTCAAATAGTCACTCCTTCTATTATTGAAAAATTCAAACGCAGAAAAAGACTTTTAATGTTATTTAATTCATTCAAACTACTTTGGTTTGTTGTTGTCATATCAATAATGCTTGGTAAAAAATCCCCTATGATTTTAATAATTACATTTGCCGTTTCACAAGCTTTTACTTCATTGGCAGGTAACACTTGGTCTTCGCTTGTTTCAGATATAATTCCATCTGAAAAAAGGGGAAGATATTTTGGCATTAGAAGTGTTTTAATTTCTTTTTCAACGTTGCTAATTTTCTATCTATTTTCATATATTATAGACAATGTTCCTGAACCATATAATTATATATATGTAATCTCAATAACGTTAATAGGAACAATTTTGGGACTTATATCACTAATTCCTGTAGATGATCCACCTTTAAAGACTTTAGGAACTATTAGTGAATTAAAAGAAGTTTTTAGCGAAAAAAACTTCTTGAAACTAGCATTTGCAAACATGTATTGGAATTTTATTTTATTATTAACCGCACCATTTTTCTCATACCACCAGCTTAAAAACCTTCATATTCCCATGACATATATAAGTTATGCAACCATAGTAATGACACTCATATCCATGCTTTTCTATTTTATATGGGGTAAAATGAGTGATAAATTAGGAAATAAAACTGTTATGATCTCTGGCATACTGATTGTATCTTTTACACCATTTATCTGGATACTAATGAATGAAAAATATTGGCCATTTGCAATGGGGCTTGATGCCGTAATATCTGGAATAGGCTGGGCTGCAATAAACCTTTCACTATTAATACTTCCAATGGAAGCAGCAAAGAGAATATCTCCCATGTATTTTGCAGTATTCGGTTTTTTTGGAGGACTAGGTGGACTTATAGGGTCAATATCTGGAGGATACTTTGCTGCAATATTTAACAAATACAATTTCTACATTAATAACTACCATATTTTTGGTATACAAATATATTTTGTAATTGAAGGTATACTTAGATTACTTGCAATTCCTATATTTGCATCTGTTAAAACACAAAAGTATGTTTCTCCAACTATCTTTGTGTTTAACGTACTAAATGTTATTTCAAGACGTCCAACGCAAAAAATATATGAAAATGCCAAAATTGAAAGTGCTTATATATTAAAAAAGGTTCCTCTAAAAAAGGAAAGAGTAAAAAGATGGTGGTAG
- a CDS encoding ATP-binding cassette domain-containing protein, with protein MLLKLENVSKNFGKLCIFKNINLSISKGEKVALLGPSGCGKTTLLRIIAGLEDAEGKIEKKFDKIGYIFQEPRLIPWKTIYENLKFVSEDSKKIDNILKSLKLYEFKDYYPIKLSGGMKQRVNLARALLVEPDLLLLDEPFSSLDIHIKWNLIKDLNTQIDKNHITTILVTHDLKEALMLSDKIYVLSNRPAKIIGEFLTSQINESDLSNEIIKLWGG; from the coding sequence ATGCTTCTTAAATTAGAAAATGTCTCCAAAAACTTTGGAAAATTATGCATTTTTAAAAACATAAACCTTTCAATATCTAAAGGTGAAAAAGTCGCACTTCTTGGCCCCTCCGGATGTGGTAAAACTACACTTTTGAGGATAATAGCAGGTCTAGAGGATGCCGAAGGAAAAATTGAGAAAAAATTTGATAAAATAGGTTATATCTTTCAAGAACCAAGACTTATTCCCTGGAAAACAATATATGAAAATCTTAAATTTGTATCTGAAGATAGTAAAAAAATTGATAATATTCTTAAATCCCTAAAACTATACGAATTTAAAGACTATTATCCTATTAAACTTAGCGGAGGCATGAAGCAAAGGGTAAATCTTGCAAGGGCGCTACTTGTCGAACCAGATTTATTATTACTTGATGAACCATTTTCATCTCTTGATATCCACATAAAATGGAATTTAATAAAGGATCTAAACACTCAAATAGATAAAAATCATATAACTACTATTCTTGTAACCCATGATTTAAAAGAAGCATTAATGTTATCGGATAAAATATACGTTCTTTCAAATAGACCTGCAAAAATCATAGGAGAGTTTTTAACCAGTCAAATCAATGAATCTGACCTGTCAAATGAAATTATTAAGTTATGGGGTGGATAA
- a CDS encoding asparaginase, whose product MKKVVILTTGGTIAMVKNEQGVVPYDKGSALISEIPSLKNLGVKIEVREFSNIPSPHMTPQKMWELSRTIDEIQKDDDVIGVVVTHGTDTLEETSYLLDLTLKSEKPVVCTAAMRNIGELGTDGPRNVYSSVLTVLSPQANQMGVMVCLNDEIHAAREVTKTYTSNVATFDSPGYGPLGIVDEDNVIFFRKSLTREKILVDKIEERVALIKTFTGDDGKLLKYAAEIGYKGIILEGFGRGNVPPLVAEAVEEVIKEKQIPVIITSRCFKGRVYPVYGYAGGGADLRKKGAIMSEHPIGQKAKIKLMVVLGKTSNLEEIRQYFEPNISRRIILHEG is encoded by the coding sequence ATGAAAAAGGTGGTAATATTAACAACCGGCGGAACAATTGCAATGGTTAAAAATGAACAAGGTGTAGTACCATACGATAAGGGTAGTGCTTTGATAAGTGAAATACCATCGCTTAAAAACCTTGGTGTTAAAATTGAAGTCAGAGAATTTTCAAATATACCAAGTCCTCATATGACTCCACAGAAAATGTGGGAACTTTCAAGAACTATAGATGAAATTCAAAAAGATGATGATGTTATAGGTGTTGTAGTAACCCATGGTACGGACACACTTGAGGAAACTTCTTATCTTTTAGATTTGACTTTAAAGTCTGAAAAACCTGTTGTTTGTACTGCAGCTATGAGAAATATTGGTGAACTTGGAACAGATGGTCCAAGAAATGTTTATTCCTCTGTATTAACAGTTTTATCTCCGCAAGCAAATCAAATGGGTGTAATGGTCTGTTTAAACGATGAAATCCACGCTGCAAGAGAAGTAACAAAAACTTATACAAGCAACGTAGCAACTTTTGATTCTCCCGGATATGGTCCTTTAGGAATTGTTGATGAAGATAATGTCATATTCTTTAGAAAATCTCTTACAAGGGAAAAAATTTTAGTCGATAAAATAGAAGAGAGAGTGGCACTAATAAAGACTTTTACTGGAGATGATGGAAAGCTATTAAAATATGCAGCAGAAATAGGCTATAAAGGAATAATACTTGAAGGATTTGGAAGAGGAAATGTTCCACCATTAGTTGCAGAAGCAGTTGAGGAAGTTATAAAGGAAAAGCAAATACCTGTAATAATTACCTCAAGATGTTTTAAAGGTAGAGTATACCCTGTGTATGGATATGCTGGTGGAGGAGCTGATTTAAGAAAAAAAGGTGCTATTATGAGTGAACATCCAATAGGGCAAAAAGCAAAGATAAAATTAATGGTTGTTCTTGGAAAAACAAGTAACCTGGAGGAAATAAGACAATATTTTGAACCTAACATTTCAAGGAGGATTATACTGCATGAAGGATAA
- a CDS encoding alpha/beta hydrolase, with translation MKKLFFIFLTLSITISIFSYTVYFEIKNLEKLEDDIFLAGSFNSWKYGDPNFKFEFKNGKYILKTDLSGVIKFTVNRGSKEKSETKSVRIARIFKDNIKIKLFVKGFSDMKGKLIKYENFYSPQLKNFRDIIVYIPPKYKENLPVIYMHDGQNLFDKKTSFIGIEWKIDETLDELINNGEIEPIIVVGIYNTKDRLSEYSPWYDEKFKAGGKGDSYIKFIVETLKPFIDNNFKANKEKTFIGGSSMGGLISLYALAKYPEIFSGAIAMSPSLFFANEKIFEYIKDNPPKGKIYMDVGKLEDKEMVILANKMKEILNDFSVKIYFRIDENGKHNEYFWGKRFKDAIKKILND, from the coding sequence TTGAAAAAACTCTTTTTCATATTTTTGACTTTATCTATTACAATTTCTATATTTTCATACACTGTATATTTTGAAATAAAAAACTTAGAAAAACTTGAAGATGACATATTTTTAGCAGGTTCTTTTAATAGTTGGAAATATGGTGACCCCAATTTTAAGTTCGAGTTTAAAAATGGAAAATATATCCTAAAGACTGACCTTTCTGGGGTTATAAAATTTACAGTAAATAGAGGCAGCAAAGAAAAATCTGAAACTAAAAGTGTCAGAATTGCACGTATATTTAAGGATAATATTAAAATAAAGTTATTTGTAAAAGGATTTAGTGATATGAAAGGGAAGCTAATAAAATATGAAAATTTTTATTCCCCACAACTAAAAAATTTTAGAGATATTATTGTATATATCCCACCAAAATATAAAGAAAACCTTCCAGTAATTTATATGCACGATGGACAAAATCTATTTGATAAAAAAACATCATTTATAGGAATAGAATGGAAGATAGATGAAACATTAGATGAGTTAATAAATAACGGAGAAATTGAACCAATCATTGTTGTTGGAATATACAACACAAAAGATAGACTCTCCGAGTATAGCCCGTGGTATGATGAGAAATTTAAAGCTGGCGGTAAAGGCGATTCCTACATAAAATTTATCGTTGAAACGCTCAAACCTTTTATTGACAATAATTTTAAAGCAAATAAAGAGAAAACTTTCATTGGTGGCTCATCTATGGGAGGTTTAATATCTTTATATGCATTGGCAAAATATCCAGAAATATTTTCAGGAGCAATTGCAATGAGTCCTTCTTTGTTTTTTGCAAACGAGAAAATTTTTGAATATATAAAAGATAATCCTCCAAAAGGAAAAATCTATATGGATGTAGGAAAACTTGAAGATAAAGAAATGGTAATACTTGCAAACAAAATGAAAGAAATTTTAAACGATTTTTCTGTTAAAATTTATTTTAGAATAGACGAAAATGGAAAACACAATGAATATTTTTGGGGAAAAAGATTTAAAGATGCTATAAAAAAGATTTTAAATGATTAA
- a CDS encoding ABC transporter substrate-binding protein encodes MKKLVISIILLFSILQFGISLLNPFGPTIFPVAPILGEKVKGEVGISIELWKNLDEVVSKVSSNYSKFVVLPITTAANIYSSGVDIKLVGVHEWKVFYLIANEDFKDLSSLKGKTVYSAHGRGQTVDVLLRYLLVQNGLKPDVDVKFAYAAPQEIVALFKSKKINFAALPEPFVSMCLDSGKIVLDFQQEWNKISNSSLGIPIAGLFVVGKITEFENVINDVEKTFKKSVEYANSHIDEALEITSKYLPIPSAILKKSLERTTFKYIPINECKNEVHNFLKTMHELYPEGIPQVPDEGFYLK; translated from the coding sequence ATGAAAAAATTAGTTATTAGTATTATACTATTATTTAGCATCTTACAATTTGGAATCAGTTTATTAAATCCTTTTGGCCCAACTATTTTCCCTGTAGCACCTATACTTGGCGAAAAAGTAAAAGGAGAAGTTGGAATTTCAATTGAGCTTTGGAAAAACCTCGATGAAGTAGTCTCAAAGGTTTCATCAAATTATTCAAAGTTCGTAGTACTTCCAATTACAACGGCAGCGAATATATATTCAAGTGGAGTAGATATAAAATTAGTTGGTGTACATGAATGGAAAGTTTTTTATTTAATTGCAAACGAAGACTTTAAAGATTTAAGTTCACTTAAAGGAAAAACTGTATACTCTGCTCACGGTCGTGGACAGACAGTTGATGTTTTGCTTAGATATCTTTTGGTACAAAACGGCCTCAAGCCAGATGTTGACGTAAAATTTGCATATGCAGCTCCTCAAGAAATTGTAGCACTTTTTAAGTCTAAGAAAATTAATTTTGCAGCTCTTCCAGAACCTTTTGTATCAATGTGCCTTGATAGTGGAAAAATAGTTCTTGACTTCCAACAAGAATGGAATAAAATATCAAATTCATCATTAGGTATTCCTATTGCAGGACTATTTGTGGTAGGTAAAATTACTGAATTTGAAAATGTAATAAACGATGTTGAAAAAACATTCAAAAAAAGCGTTGAATATGCAAACAGTCATATAGATGAAGCACTTGAAATTACAAGTAAATATCTTCCTATACCATCTGCTATTCTAAAAAAATCACTTGAAAGAACAACATTTAAGTATATACCAATTAATGAATGTAAAAATGAAGTTCACAACTTTTTAAAAACGATGCATGAACTTTATCCAGAAGGCATTCCACAAGTTCCTGACGAGGGTTTCTATCTAAAATGA
- a CDS encoding AI-2E family transporter: MKDKDLKAAFFVGIYALIFLIFCIIFDTILNIFVFTLMSVLIVNLIAKFFKLIKISTKSSIILGLIIYFFIIIYGIILIIPSVAQQFGEFIATINSVFENKAWESYLENNPDLLSGVNDVMNWIRPKLNDLTTSLLNNIAKGTPTFFITIFYSILLTIYILLYSSWLKNTFPNLFPKDIRNDVATFFDKVYSTLSNFVNVVVINAVITAIAFYIVSSFYFKELAAILSFWAGITNLIPIVGVFFEYVPVFLFSLTLGLKGFIIVNIFVIAIHLALFIIFVNVMKMNLNLNPVLMIIAIIIVNQIFGLVGTFFAVPLLIFIVAYWEKFVKPKFET; encoded by the coding sequence ATGAAGGATAAAGATTTAAAGGCTGCTTTTTTTGTTGGAATATACGCTTTAATTTTTCTGATTTTCTGTATTATTTTTGATACAATTCTTAATATCTTTGTTTTTACATTAATGTCTGTTTTGATTGTGAATCTAATTGCCAAATTTTTCAAACTTATTAAAATTTCTACAAAAAGTTCCATAATCTTGGGACTAATAATTTACTTCTTCATAATTATTTATGGTATAATATTAATAATCCCATCTGTAGCTCAACAATTTGGAGAATTTATTGCTACAATAAATTCGGTCTTTGAGAATAAAGCATGGGAAAGTTATCTAGAAAATAATCCAGACCTTCTCAGCGGAGTAAATGACGTTATGAATTGGATAAGGCCAAAATTGAATGATCTGACAACTTCTTTGCTAAATAACATAGCAAAAGGAACACCTACATTTTTTATAACAATATTCTACTCAATCTTACTTACAATATACATCCTCCTGTACTCCTCATGGTTGAAAAACACATTTCCTAATTTATTTCCGAAAGATATTAGAAATGATGTAGCAACTTTCTTTGACAAAGTATATTCTACTCTTTCTAATTTTGTAAATGTTGTAGTAATTAATGCAGTAATAACAGCCATAGCTTTTTATATCGTGTCATCGTTTTACTTTAAGGAACTTGCAGCCATATTATCATTTTGGGCAGGTATAACAAACTTAATACCAATTGTTGGAGTCTTTTTTGAATATGTACCGGTGTTTTTATTCTCGCTAACACTCGGCCTAAAAGGATTTATCATTGTTAATATTTTCGTTATAGCTATTCATCTTGCTCTTTTCATAATTTTTGTAAATGTTATGAAGATGAATCTTAATTTGAATCCTGTTTTAATGATAATTGCCATAATTATTGTTAACCAGATATTTGGTCTTGTTGGTACATTTTTTGCTGTCCCACTCTTAATATTTATTGTTGCCTACTGGGAGAAATTTGTAAAACCAAAGTTTGAAACTTAA
- a CDS encoding DUF1292 domain-containing protein has product MHDHHHEHEHEHEHLEAFTLYDEEGNEHNFILLAEIENEGSDYWACEEIFVENEEITDFGELYIFKKTVDEEGNVFLDTIEDEDEFNRVAKMFEEMSDFEIVDDENEDIDN; this is encoded by the coding sequence ATGCATGATCACCATCATGAACATGAACACGAACATGAACATTTAGAGGCTTTTACACTTTATGATGAAGAAGGAAATGAACACAACTTTATACTACTAGCCGAAATCGAAAATGAAGGTTCCGATTATTGGGCTTGTGAAGAGATATTTGTGGAAAACGAAGAAATCACAGATTTTGGAGAACTCTACATATTCAAGAAAACAGTTGATGAAGAAGGAAATGTATTCCTTGATACTATCGAAGACGAAGACGAATTTAACAGAGTTGCAAAAATGTTTGAAGAAATGTCCGACTTTGAAATAGTTGATGACGAAAACGAAGATATTGACAATTAA
- a CDS encoding RtcB family protein: MYIHKIKKTGNMKVDAFVLTDNLSEISEAIEQLKNVASLPTIVKAAYAMPDIHWGYGFPIGGVAAFSNIISPGGVGFDINCGVRLLKTQIDYNDFKKYIESTIKELYDVIPVGVGATSKKFDKKSFKKIIEEGAKRAIEMGCGLSEDLEYIEDFGSISPASMEDISKTAYERGREELGTLGAGNHFIEIQKVEEIYDEKKANILGLYKNHIVIMIHTGSRGFGHQIATDYIKLMRNLHNDLPDKQLAYAYFDSDLGQKYYSAMNCAANYAFSNRQIITHYIRKVFSKFSKVEIVYDVAHNIAKVEKHDNQKLIVHRKGATRAFGPYHPDIPEKYKSIGQPVLIPGNMGTASYVMVGTNENFAFSSTAHGAGRVLGRRQALKKLNLNQVLSNLQKRGIIVKSKSKKTILEEAPDAYKEIDRVIEIVDKLNLSKKVAKLIPLGVIKG; the protein is encoded by the coding sequence ATGTATATTCATAAAATAAAAAAGACCGGGAATATGAAAGTTGATGCTTTTGTTTTAACCGACAACTTATCAGAAATATCCGAAGCAATTGAACAACTTAAAAACGTGGCTTCTCTTCCAACTATAGTGAAAGCCGCTTATGCGATGCCCGATATTCATTGGGGATATGGATTTCCAATTGGAGGTGTTGCTGCCTTTTCTAACATTATAAGCCCTGGCGGCGTAGGATTTGACATTAACTGTGGAGTTAGATTGCTTAAAACGCAAATAGACTATAATGACTTTAAAAAATATATAGAGAGCACTATTAAAGAGCTCTACGATGTAATACCCGTTGGAGTTGGAGCAACATCAAAAAAATTTGATAAAAAATCCTTTAAAAAAATAATAGAAGAAGGCGCCAAAAGAGCAATTGAAATGGGATGTGGACTTTCTGAAGATTTAGAATACATTGAAGATTTTGGAAGTATTTCTCCTGCAAGTATGGAAGATATCTCTAAAACAGCATATGAAAGAGGCAGGGAAGAACTAGGTACACTTGGTGCAGGAAATCACTTTATTGAAATTCAAAAAGTTGAAGAAATATATGATGAGAAAAAAGCAAATATTTTGGGGCTTTATAAAAATCATATAGTAATAATGATTCACACAGGTAGCAGAGGCTTCGGACACCAAATTGCAACTGATTATATAAAGCTTATGAGAAATTTACATAACGACCTTCCAGACAAACAACTTGCATACGCTTATTTTGATAGTGATCTAGGTCAAAAATATTATTCTGCAATGAATTGTGCCGCAAATTATGCATTTTCTAATAGACAAATTATTACCCACTACATAAGAAAAGTTTTCTCCAAATTTTCAAAAGTTGAAATCGTGTACGATGTTGCACACAATATTGCAAAGGTTGAAAAACACGACAATCAAAAGTTAATAGTCCATAGAAAAGGTGCCACAAGAGCTTTTGGACCATATCATCCAGATATTCCTGAAAAATATAAATCTATTGGGCAACCTGTTTTAATTCCTGGCAATATGGGAACTGCTTCGTATGTAATGGTAGGAACAAACGAAAATTTTGCATTCTCATCCACAGCCCACGGAGCAGGGAGAGTTTTAGGCAGAAGACAAGCTTTAAAAAAACTTAATTTAAATCAAGTACTTTCAAACCTTCAAAAAAGAGGTATAATAGTTAAAAGTAAATCTAAAAAAACAATATTAGAAGAGGCTCCAGATGCGTATAAGGAAATAGACAGAGTGATTGAAATTGTAGACAAATTAAATCTTTCTAAAAAAGTTGCCAAATTAATTCCTCTGGGGGTTATTAAAGGATGA
- a CDS encoding YdcF family protein: protein MIYLYKFIGSFVQFPGILIAFFSLLTLYYFLKKRQIWRFFLILSIVFYLISSPFFVYFLSKSFYIKEKNIPDSQNSVIVILGGGITFFDGKYEVGNHTLKRLLKGFEIYRKTNAPIIISGGVIGKGISESAIMKDILVTFGVNINDIIVEDKARTTKENAIFVSKLLKGKNFENIILVTSFLHMKRSIMLFEKYSKKNIIPIVCDYPIDYRNSFLDYLPSAEALYTFSQITHEFFGILKGG from the coding sequence ATGATATACCTGTACAAGTTTATCGGCAGTTTTGTTCAATTTCCTGGAATTTTAATAGCATTTTTTTCTCTTTTAACTTTATATTATTTTTTAAAAAAACGCCAAATTTGGCGATTTTTTCTTATTTTATCAATAGTTTTTTATCTAATTTCTTCTCCATTTTTTGTATATTTTCTATCAAAAAGTTTCTATATAAAAGAAAAAAATATTCCCGACTCACAGAATTCGGTAATTGTGATACTGGGAGGCGGTATCACTTTTTTTGATGGAAAATATGAAGTAGGAAATCATACGCTTAAAAGACTTTTAAAAGGATTTGAAATTTATAGAAAAACCAATGCCCCAATAATAATTAGTGGTGGTGTAATTGGAAAAGGAATTAGCGAAAGTGCAATAATGAAAGATATCTTAGTAACTTTCGGTGTAAATATTAATGATATAATTGTTGAGGATAAGGCAAGGACAACAAAAGAAAACGCAATTTTTGTATCAAAACTATTAAAAGGAAAAAATTTTGAAAATATTATACTTGTAACTTCATTTCTTCACATGAAAAGAAGTATAATGCTCTTTGAAAAATACTCAAAAAAAAATATAATTCCTATTGTATGTGATTATCCAATAGATTATAGAAACAGTTTCTTAGATTACCTCCCCTCTGCAGAAGCACTTTATACATTTTCCCAAATTACTCATGAATTTTTTGGGATCCTAAAAGGTGGTTAA